CATATAAATCAAAGCTAAGACTGCTGCCAAAACTACACCGGATACAGCATTATTCCAATTCGCATAACCCACTGCGGCTCCAATTAAAGCCACTAATACAAAAAACGCAAACATCACAACAATCGTTTTCCGTTTGTTTTGTTCAATTTGTTGACGTAACATTATTCATCCCTCTTCTCATAAGCCCATATAGTAGATACTTTCTACTATACAATTAATTAAATTCGTGTTAGTTTTGACTAAAAAAGCCACTTAGAAAAGAAAGAGACTAAGCTCTTTAATTTTTAAGGGGCTTTCCAAATTATTTTATCCACCCCAAAAACTGGTGTCCCTCTATACAAAATAGAGGCGTTTCTTTGCTATGATTCATTTTCACAAAGGGCTTAGAAAGAAACTTTTGGTACTGCTTTTTCTTCAGTTGGCGTTTCTAGCATTTTTTCTTCAGTGAATTTATGAATTCCAGCAACTATATTACTTGGAAATGCTTGAATTTTAATATTATAAGTTGCCACGCTTGAATTATATAATTGACGTGAATAAGCAATTTTATTTTCAGTTGCTGTTAACTCTTCTTGTAATTGTTGGAAATTTTGATTAGCTTTCAAATCTGGATAGCTTTCACTCAAAGCAAAAATAGTTTTTAATGAATCACTAATTTGATTTGAAACTTGCATTGCTTCCTCGTGGTTCCCTGCTGGAACTTGAGTCAATTGATTACGCATCTCTACTACTTTTGTTAAGGTATCTTTTTCGTGTGCTGCATACCCTTTAACTGTTTCAACTAAATTAGGAATTAAATCATTCCGACGCTTTAATTGTACATCGATTTGACTCCAAGCCTCTTGTACCCATACTCTTGCCTTAACTAATCCATTGTAAATGCTTGCATAAAATAAGACTAATAAAACAATAACTACTATTCCGATAATCCATCCCATTACTATTCCACTCCTTCACAGTACTTTCTTTCTTAATCCTATCAAATAAACCTACAAAAATAAAGTAAAGTTTCTTATAAACTCCTGAATAATTCATAGCTTTAATTCTTTGGTACATTTTATTGAAATATGTATCACTAATATCCCTATCAACTGATTTTGACTAAAAAGTTACTTCAAACATTCACTGTTCAAAAATATTGAGGAATAAATTTTGGGTGTAAGGCATTTTGAGCATACTTCTCCCTGGATAACTTCCCAGTAAAAAAATCGTTAGATTGTTGGATTAGATCCATTGACTGGCTCGCCTCAGGCGAGCAAAGACCCTGTAGAATTCATTCTGATACACATGATAACTAGATAATTTGAGATAGACTCGTCTACCCGTTTGGACTAATTTCCCAGCAACTTTCAGAAACTTCAATCGAATAGAATGAATGGTCATTCCCTTTTGGACTTCCTCAAAGCCAATCGTTCTTAAGAAGTTGACTAAGTTGTAAGCTATCAAGCTGAGCATCATTCGGACATGATTCTCCAAAAAGCGAGGACTGTCTGTCTTGTCAAAGTAAAAGCCAGCTTTCGCTTCTTTAATGAAGTTCTCCATTGTGCCACGTTTGGCATAGAGAGAAAAGATGGTATCAGGAGAAACATTTTCTGATAGATTCGTCACGATAAACTCATGTCGAAAGAGTAGTTCGCCCGCTTCACGTGTTGAGCGTATACACACGCGACGACTTTGTGACCAGGATTGTGCTTGATAAGTGGTGGAGAAGTACTGAACTTCTCGTTCTTCCCACTTTTGATTATCGCCATAAAGTACTGATTTCTCAGCTATTTGACCTAGTCTACGATTATTCTTCAGTCGAATAACATAATGACTCTTTTTTGATTCACACGAATCATACACACCAGGTGTAGCGAACCCGCTGTCTCCACGAACCAAGATGTCAGTGTTTGGTAGAGAGTGATTATAGTGCTCTAATAAAGGTGTGAGAAACTCCTTTACGCCTTTTGATGTATATTGATTTCCTGAACGTAGTTCAGCTTTTAAGAAGTCACCAGTCAATCCGTCAAAAGCTACCAATGGATGATAACCATAGGTTTGGTAGTGGGTATTATAATCCGTTTGTTCTTGGTGACCAAATGTATCTGAATGGGTCGAATCTAAATCAATGATTAATTCCGTATCATTACGGATGAGGCGTGCTTTATCAATAAGTTCTTGGTTCAAAGCTTGAAGTTCATGGATATTCTCCTCAGATAGTCGATCTAAAAATCGAGAAAGTGAAGATTGAGAAGCGAGTTCTTTCCTATCTAAAACAGCTTTAAACACAGGATCTTGTCTCAGGAGATTAGCTGCAGAATCAGCTGAGTAACCAGCAATTAATTGCATAATGAACTGCTCAAGTATGGATAAGTTGTCATGAGTAAAATATGCTCGTTCGTCTTCAATGTGAATGTGTTGCTTAGCCAGTTCAGAAAAACCGAAGGTGTTCATCAGCTCTTTCACTAGGACGAGACCCGAATCACTCGATAATTGACCACCTGTATGAGAAATAGTGATATTTGAATTGAATTTTACTTGGTTTTTGTGTAAGCTAGTCATTAGAAGAACTCCTTTCTTTTGGTTGGTTTAGTCACTTTAACCATAGCAGAAAGGGGTTCTTTTTTCATCACTTAACGGGTGAAGATGAAAAAGTAATTGTAAGCTGCCGTGAGGCAGTTTCACATGGTTTTAATTAAAAGTATGAATTATTCAGGAAACTAAATAATTCTTGACCTTTTTTTAAGAATGAAACATTTCTGTCAAAAATTAAAAAAAGTGCGTTCTCAAAAACTTTTTCTCAAAGCTCCAAGAACACACTTCATAAATTACATTTTATTGATTATTATTCGCCTTCTAATGGTGACTGACCTAAGAATGCTTGTAACATCCAAATATTTTTATCAATTTCTGTTTTATACCCAATTAACATATCTTGTGTGCAATCGTCTCCAGCTTCACCAGTCAACTCAATACCTTCAACTAGCTCATCACGTAAGATACGGTAATCATGAACAACTGATGCTACCATGTCTTCAGCTGAAACTTTTTTAGT
This Carnobacterium maltaromaticum DSM 20342 DNA region includes the following protein-coding sequences:
- a CDS encoding IS1380-like element IS1678 family transposase, with protein sequence MTSLHKNQVKFNSNITISHTGGQLSSDSGLVLVKELMNTFGFSELAKQHIHIEDERAYFTHDNLSILEQFIMQLIAGYSADSAANLLRQDPVFKAVLDRKELASQSSLSRFLDRLSEENIHELQALNQELIDKARLIRNDTELIIDLDSTHSDTFGHQEQTDYNTHYQTYGYHPLVAFDGLTGDFLKAELRSGNQYTSKGVKEFLTPLLEHYNHSLPNTDILVRGDSGFATPGVYDSCESKKSHYVIRLKNNRRLGQIAEKSVLYGDNQKWEEREVQYFSTTYQAQSWSQSRRVCIRSTREAGELLFRHEFIVTNLSENVSPDTIFSLYAKRGTMENFIKEAKAGFYFDKTDSPRFLENHVRMMLSLIAYNLVNFLRTIGFEEVQKGMTIHSIRLKFLKVAGKLVQTGRRVYLKLSSYHVYQNEFYRVFARLRRASQWI
- a CDS encoding LemA family protein; the protein is MGWIIGIVVIVLLVLFYASIYNGLVKARVWVQEAWSQIDVQLKRRNDLIPNLVETVKGYAAHEKDTLTKVVEMRNQLTQVPAGNHEEAMQVSNQISDSLKTIFALSESYPDLKANQNFQQLQEELTATENKIAYSRQLYNSSVATYNIKIQAFPSNIVAGIHKFTEEKMLETPTEEKAVPKVSF